CTGCTGCGCGACCTGAACCGGCAGCTGGGCCTGACCGTCCTGCTCATCACCCACGAGATGGACGTCGTCAAGGCCGTCTGCGACTCCGCCGCCCTCATGGAGAAGGGCCGGATCGTCGAGTCCGGCACCGTCAGCGAACTGCTGGCCACCCCCGGCTCGGAGCTGGCCGCCGCGCTGTTCCCGGTGAGCGGCGAGCGCACGGGCGCCGACCGGACCGTCGTCGACGTCACCTTCCACGGCGAGGCGGCCACCCAGCCGGTCATCTCGCAGCTGTCGCGCACCTACAACATCGACATCTCGATCCTCGGCGCCGCCATCGACACCGTCGGCGGCCTGCAGATCGGCCGCATGCGCATCGAACTGCCCGGCCGCTACGAGGACAACGTGGTGCCGATCGGGTTCCTGCGCGAACAGGGCCTGCAGATCGACGTCGTGGGCCAGGAGGCCCTGCTGGTGAAGGAAGGTGCCAAGTGACCTGGTCCGAGATGCAGCCGCTGCTGCAGCAGGCGTGTACCGAGACCTTCTGGATGGTGCTGTGGTCCACCCTGATCGCCGTCGCCGCCGGCCTTCCGCTCGGCATCCTCCTCGTCCTCACCGACCGGGGCGGCCTGCTGCAGAACGTCCTCGCCAACAAGGTGATCGGCCAGATCGTGAACATCGGCCGGTCGATGCCGTTCATCATCCTGATGGTCGCGCTGATGAGCTTCACGCGCTGGGTCACCGGGACGACGATCGGCACGACCGCAGCGATCGTGCCGCTCGCCATCGGCGGCATCCCGTTCTTCGCCCGGCTGGTCGAGACGGCCGTCCGCGAAGTGGACCATGGCCTCGTCGAGGCCGTGCAGGCCATGGGCGGCAACACCTGGACGATCGTCCGCAAGGTCCTCGTCCCCGAGGCCCTGCCCTCGCTCATCGCCTCCACCACCACCACGGTCATCGCCCTCATCGGCTACTCCGCCATGGCCGGCACGGTCGGCGGCGGCGGCCTCGGAGACCTCGCCGTCCGCTACGGCTACCAGCGCTTCGAGACCGAGCTGATGTGGATCACCGTCGCGATCCTCGCCGTCGTCATCTCCCTCATCCAGTTCGCCGGCGACCTCGCGGCCCGCTCCCTGCACAGCCGCGGCGGCCGCTCCGGCCCCGCCCCCAAGCTCCGCCTGCTCAAGGCGAAGGAGCCGGCGGCGGCCGACATCAGCAA
This genomic interval from Streptomyces sp. NBC_00557 contains the following:
- a CDS encoding methionine ABC transporter permease codes for the protein MTWSEMQPLLQQACTETFWMVLWSTLIAVAAGLPLGILLVLTDRGGLLQNVLANKVIGQIVNIGRSMPFIILMVALMSFTRWVTGTTIGTTAAIVPLAIGGIPFFARLVETAVREVDHGLVEAVQAMGGNTWTIVRKVLVPEALPSLIASTTTTVIALIGYSAMAGTVGGGGLGDLAVRYGYQRFETELMWITVAILAVVISLIQFAGDLAARSLHSRGGRSGPAPKLRLLKAKEPAAADISKVA